A genomic segment from Cygnus atratus isolate AKBS03 ecotype Queensland, Australia chromosome 9, CAtr_DNAZoo_HiC_assembly, whole genome shotgun sequence encodes:
- the B3GNT5 gene encoding lactosylceramide 1,3-N-acetyl-beta-D-glucosaminyltransferase isoform X3 gives MFVSPRRVRKCQFLQLFATCFILCLMIFWGPFDNHIVSHMKSYSYRYLINSYNFVNESLSVNREDLDRVSSYQYLINHREKCQQQDVLLLLFVKTSPENHHRRDAIRRTWGNEKYVQSQLNANIKTLFALGQPSDHLQQRKLYLEDQKYNDLIQQDFLDTFHNLTLKLLLQFSWVNAYCPHARFIMSADDDIFIHMPNLVAYLQSLAQMGVQDLWIGRVHRGSPPVRDKTSKYYVPYEMYQWPSYPDYTAGAAYVISSDVAAKVYEASLTLNTSLYIDDVFMGLCANKMGIVPQYHVFFSGEGKAPYHPCIYNKMMTSHGHVEDLHHLWKQATDPQVSRTGYLVANCKACGSSPWSGYTDCTRNAIILLHIGSLTLFTRED, from the exons ATGTTTGTTAGTCCTAGAAGAGTCAGAAAATGCCAGTTTTTGCAGTTATTTGCCACTTGTTTCATACTATGTCTCATGATTTTTTGGGGACCATTTGATAATCACATTGTAAGCCATATGAAGTCCTATTCATACAGATACCTCATAAATAGCTACAATTTTGTGAATGAAAGCTTGTCTGTCAACAGGGAAGACCTGGACAGAGTATCAAGCTACCAGTACTTGATCAACCACAGAGAGAAATGTCAACAGCAGGATGTCCTTCTCCTGTTGTTTGTGAAGACTTCTCCTGAAAATCATCATCGGAGGGATGCAATTCGACGAACTTGGGGTAATGAGAAATATGTTCAGTCTCAACTTAATGCGAATATTAAAACTCTGTTTGCTTTAGGACAACCCTCAGATCatctgcagcaaagaaaactaTATTTGGAAGACCAGAAATACAATGACTTGATTCAGCAAGATTTCTTGGATACTTTTCACAATCTTACTCTTAAATTACTTCTACAGTTTAGCTGGGTGAATGCCTACTGTCCTCATGCCAGGTTTATTATGTCTGCAGATGATGATATATTTATCCATATGCCGAATCTTGTTGCTTATCTCCAAAGTCTAGCACAAATGGGTGTTCAAGATCTCTGGATTGGCCGTGTTCATCGTGGATCCCCTCCCGTAAGAGACAAGACTAGCAAATACTATGTTCCATATGAAATGTACCAGTGGCCCTCCTATCCTGACTacacagcaggagctgcatATGTAATATCAAGTGATGTAGCAGCTAAAGTATATGAGGCTTCATTGACTCTCAATACAAGTCTTTATATAGATGATGTCTTCATGGGCCTCTGTGCCAATAAAATGGGAATTGTACCACAAtaccatgtatttttttctggggaaggaAAGGCTCCATATCATCCCTGCATTTACAACAAAATGATGACATCTCATGGACACGTAGAGGATCTTCACCATCTCTGGAAGCAGGCTACAGATCCCCAG GTTTCCAGAACAGGTTATTTAGTTGCTAATTGCAAAGCCTGTGGTAGCTCTCCCTGGAGTGGATACACAGACTGCACAAG
- the B3GNT5 gene encoding lactosylceramide 1,3-N-acetyl-beta-D-glucosaminyltransferase isoform X5, whose amino-acid sequence MFVSPRRVRKCQFLQLFATCFILCLMIFWGPFDNHIVSHMKSYSYRYLINSYNFVNESLSVNREDLDRVSSYQYLINHREKCQQQDVLLLLFVKTSPENHHRRDAIRRTWGNEKYVQSQLNANIKTLFALGQPSDHLQQRKLYLEDQKYNDLIQQDFLDTFHNLTLKLLLQFSWVNAYCPHARFIMSADDDIFIHMPNLVAYLQSLAQMGVQDLWIGRVHRGSPPVRDKTSKYYVPYEMYQWPSYPDYTAGAAYVISSDVAAKVYEASLTLNTSLYIDDVFMGLCANKMGIVPQYHVFFSGEGKAPYHPCIYNKMMTSHGHVEDLHHLWKQATDPQVKKISSGLWGRVYCRIVNIVLLCKLYYEDTYPCSAAFS is encoded by the coding sequence ATGTTTGTTAGTCCTAGAAGAGTCAGAAAATGCCAGTTTTTGCAGTTATTTGCCACTTGTTTCATACTATGTCTCATGATTTTTTGGGGACCATTTGATAATCACATTGTAAGCCATATGAAGTCCTATTCATACAGATACCTCATAAATAGCTACAATTTTGTGAATGAAAGCTTGTCTGTCAACAGGGAAGACCTGGACAGAGTATCAAGCTACCAGTACTTGATCAACCACAGAGAGAAATGTCAACAGCAGGATGTCCTTCTCCTGTTGTTTGTGAAGACTTCTCCTGAAAATCATCATCGGAGGGATGCAATTCGACGAACTTGGGGTAATGAGAAATATGTTCAGTCTCAACTTAATGCGAATATTAAAACTCTGTTTGCTTTAGGACAACCCTCAGATCatctgcagcaaagaaaactaTATTTGGAAGACCAGAAATACAATGACTTGATTCAGCAAGATTTCTTGGATACTTTTCACAATCTTACTCTTAAATTACTTCTACAGTTTAGCTGGGTGAATGCCTACTGTCCTCATGCCAGGTTTATTATGTCTGCAGATGATGATATATTTATCCATATGCCGAATCTTGTTGCTTATCTCCAAAGTCTAGCACAAATGGGTGTTCAAGATCTCTGGATTGGCCGTGTTCATCGTGGATCCCCTCCCGTAAGAGACAAGACTAGCAAATACTATGTTCCATATGAAATGTACCAGTGGCCCTCCTATCCTGACTacacagcaggagctgcatATGTAATATCAAGTGATGTAGCAGCTAAAGTATATGAGGCTTCATTGACTCTCAATACAAGTCTTTATATAGATGATGTCTTCATGGGCCTCTGTGCCAATAAAATGGGAATTGTACCACAAtaccatgtatttttttctggggaaggaAAGGCTCCATATCATCCCTGCATTTACAACAAAATGATGACATCTCATGGACACGTAGAGGATCTTCACCATCTCTGGAAGCAGGCTACAGATCCCCAGGTTAAAAAGATTTCCTCGGGGCTTTGGGGTAGAGTATACTGCAGAATAGTTAATATTGTACTTCTCTGTAAACTATACTATGAGGACACATATCCCTGTTCAGCTGCCTTTTCTTAA
- the B3GNT5 gene encoding lactosylceramide 1,3-N-acetyl-beta-D-glucosaminyltransferase isoform X4, whose product MFVSPRRVRKCQFLQLFATCFILCLMIFWGPFDNHIVSHMKSYSYRYLINSYNFVNESLSVNREDLDRVSSYQYLINHREKCQQQDVLLLLFVKTSPENHHRRDAIRRTWGNEKYVQSQLNANIKTLFALGQPSDHLQQRKLYLEDQKYNDLIQQDFLDTFHNLTLKLLLQFSWVNAYCPHARFIMSADDDIFIHMPNLVAYLQSLAQMGVQDLWIGRVHRGSPPVRDKTSKYYVPYEMYQWPSYPDYTAGAAYVISSDVAAKVYEASLTLNTSLYIDDVFMGLCANKMGIVPQYHVFFSGEGKAPYHPCIYNKMMTSHGHVEDLHHLWKQATDPQVSRTGYLVANCKACGSSPWSGYTDCTRFSSLSLITKTLLDPP is encoded by the exons ATGTTTGTTAGTCCTAGAAGAGTCAGAAAATGCCAGTTTTTGCAGTTATTTGCCACTTGTTTCATACTATGTCTCATGATTTTTTGGGGACCATTTGATAATCACATTGTAAGCCATATGAAGTCCTATTCATACAGATACCTCATAAATAGCTACAATTTTGTGAATGAAAGCTTGTCTGTCAACAGGGAAGACCTGGACAGAGTATCAAGCTACCAGTACTTGATCAACCACAGAGAGAAATGTCAACAGCAGGATGTCCTTCTCCTGTTGTTTGTGAAGACTTCTCCTGAAAATCATCATCGGAGGGATGCAATTCGACGAACTTGGGGTAATGAGAAATATGTTCAGTCTCAACTTAATGCGAATATTAAAACTCTGTTTGCTTTAGGACAACCCTCAGATCatctgcagcaaagaaaactaTATTTGGAAGACCAGAAATACAATGACTTGATTCAGCAAGATTTCTTGGATACTTTTCACAATCTTACTCTTAAATTACTTCTACAGTTTAGCTGGGTGAATGCCTACTGTCCTCATGCCAGGTTTATTATGTCTGCAGATGATGATATATTTATCCATATGCCGAATCTTGTTGCTTATCTCCAAAGTCTAGCACAAATGGGTGTTCAAGATCTCTGGATTGGCCGTGTTCATCGTGGATCCCCTCCCGTAAGAGACAAGACTAGCAAATACTATGTTCCATATGAAATGTACCAGTGGCCCTCCTATCCTGACTacacagcaggagctgcatATGTAATATCAAGTGATGTAGCAGCTAAAGTATATGAGGCTTCATTGACTCTCAATACAAGTCTTTATATAGATGATGTCTTCATGGGCCTCTGTGCCAATAAAATGGGAATTGTACCACAAtaccatgtatttttttctggggaaggaAAGGCTCCATATCATCCCTGCATTTACAACAAAATGATGACATCTCATGGACACGTAGAGGATCTTCACCATCTCTGGAAGCAGGCTACAGATCCCCAG GTTTCCAGAACAGGTTATTTAGTTGCTAATTGCAAAGCCTGTGGTAGCTCTCCCTGGAGTGGATACACAGACTGCACAAG GTTCTCATCGCTTTCGCTCATCACCAAGACTCTGCTAGATCCCCCTTGA
- the B3GNT5 gene encoding lactosylceramide 1,3-N-acetyl-beta-D-glucosaminyltransferase isoform X2 translates to MFVSPRRVRKCQFLQLFATCFILCLMIFWGPFDNHIVSHMKSYSYRYLINSYNFVNESLSVNREDLDRVSSYQYLINHREKCQQQDVLLLLFVKTSPENHHRRDAIRRTWGNEKYVQSQLNANIKTLFALGQPSDHLQQRKLYLEDQKYNDLIQQDFLDTFHNLTLKLLLQFSWVNAYCPHARFIMSADDDIFIHMPNLVAYLQSLAQMGVQDLWIGRVHRGSPPVRDKTSKYYVPYEMYQWPSYPDYTAGAAYVISSDVAAKVYEASLTLNTSLYIDDVFMGLCANKMGIVPQYHVFFSGEGKAPYHPCIYNKMMTSHGHVEDLHHLWKQATDPQVSRTGYLVANCKACGSSPWSGYTDCTRKKIADA, encoded by the exons ATGTTTGTTAGTCCTAGAAGAGTCAGAAAATGCCAGTTTTTGCAGTTATTTGCCACTTGTTTCATACTATGTCTCATGATTTTTTGGGGACCATTTGATAATCACATTGTAAGCCATATGAAGTCCTATTCATACAGATACCTCATAAATAGCTACAATTTTGTGAATGAAAGCTTGTCTGTCAACAGGGAAGACCTGGACAGAGTATCAAGCTACCAGTACTTGATCAACCACAGAGAGAAATGTCAACAGCAGGATGTCCTTCTCCTGTTGTTTGTGAAGACTTCTCCTGAAAATCATCATCGGAGGGATGCAATTCGACGAACTTGGGGTAATGAGAAATATGTTCAGTCTCAACTTAATGCGAATATTAAAACTCTGTTTGCTTTAGGACAACCCTCAGATCatctgcagcaaagaaaactaTATTTGGAAGACCAGAAATACAATGACTTGATTCAGCAAGATTTCTTGGATACTTTTCACAATCTTACTCTTAAATTACTTCTACAGTTTAGCTGGGTGAATGCCTACTGTCCTCATGCCAGGTTTATTATGTCTGCAGATGATGATATATTTATCCATATGCCGAATCTTGTTGCTTATCTCCAAAGTCTAGCACAAATGGGTGTTCAAGATCTCTGGATTGGCCGTGTTCATCGTGGATCCCCTCCCGTAAGAGACAAGACTAGCAAATACTATGTTCCATATGAAATGTACCAGTGGCCCTCCTATCCTGACTacacagcaggagctgcatATGTAATATCAAGTGATGTAGCAGCTAAAGTATATGAGGCTTCATTGACTCTCAATACAAGTCTTTATATAGATGATGTCTTCATGGGCCTCTGTGCCAATAAAATGGGAATTGTACCACAAtaccatgtatttttttctggggaaggaAAGGCTCCATATCATCCCTGCATTTACAACAAAATGATGACATCTCATGGACACGTAGAGGATCTTCACCATCTCTGGAAGCAGGCTACAGATCCCCAG GTTTCCAGAACAGGTTATTTAGTTGCTAATTGCAAAGCCTGTGGTAGCTCTCCCTGGAGTGGATACACAGACTGCACAAG
- the B3GNT5 gene encoding lactosylceramide 1,3-N-acetyl-beta-D-glucosaminyltransferase isoform X1 → MFVSPRRVRKCQFLQLFATCFILCLMIFWGPFDNHIVSHMKSYSYRYLINSYNFVNESLSVNREDLDRVSSYQYLINHREKCQQQDVLLLLFVKTSPENHHRRDAIRRTWGNEKYVQSQLNANIKTLFALGQPSDHLQQRKLYLEDQKYNDLIQQDFLDTFHNLTLKLLLQFSWVNAYCPHARFIMSADDDIFIHMPNLVAYLQSLAQMGVQDLWIGRVHRGSPPVRDKTSKYYVPYEMYQWPSYPDYTAGAAYVISSDVAAKVYEASLTLNTSLYIDDVFMGLCANKMGIVPQYHVFFSGEGKAPYHPCIYNKMMTSHGHVEDLHHLWKQATDPQVSRTGYLVANCKACGSSPWSGYTDCTRYSQILLANWFDAGMSSCVGSVMKLLVKD, encoded by the exons ATGTTTGTTAGTCCTAGAAGAGTCAGAAAATGCCAGTTTTTGCAGTTATTTGCCACTTGTTTCATACTATGTCTCATGATTTTTTGGGGACCATTTGATAATCACATTGTAAGCCATATGAAGTCCTATTCATACAGATACCTCATAAATAGCTACAATTTTGTGAATGAAAGCTTGTCTGTCAACAGGGAAGACCTGGACAGAGTATCAAGCTACCAGTACTTGATCAACCACAGAGAGAAATGTCAACAGCAGGATGTCCTTCTCCTGTTGTTTGTGAAGACTTCTCCTGAAAATCATCATCGGAGGGATGCAATTCGACGAACTTGGGGTAATGAGAAATATGTTCAGTCTCAACTTAATGCGAATATTAAAACTCTGTTTGCTTTAGGACAACCCTCAGATCatctgcagcaaagaaaactaTATTTGGAAGACCAGAAATACAATGACTTGATTCAGCAAGATTTCTTGGATACTTTTCACAATCTTACTCTTAAATTACTTCTACAGTTTAGCTGGGTGAATGCCTACTGTCCTCATGCCAGGTTTATTATGTCTGCAGATGATGATATATTTATCCATATGCCGAATCTTGTTGCTTATCTCCAAAGTCTAGCACAAATGGGTGTTCAAGATCTCTGGATTGGCCGTGTTCATCGTGGATCCCCTCCCGTAAGAGACAAGACTAGCAAATACTATGTTCCATATGAAATGTACCAGTGGCCCTCCTATCCTGACTacacagcaggagctgcatATGTAATATCAAGTGATGTAGCAGCTAAAGTATATGAGGCTTCATTGACTCTCAATACAAGTCTTTATATAGATGATGTCTTCATGGGCCTCTGTGCCAATAAAATGGGAATTGTACCACAAtaccatgtatttttttctggggaaggaAAGGCTCCATATCATCCCTGCATTTACAACAAAATGATGACATCTCATGGACACGTAGAGGATCTTCACCATCTCTGGAAGCAGGCTACAGATCCCCAG GTTTCCAGAACAGGTTATTTAGTTGCTAATTGCAAAGCCTGTGGTAGCTCTCCCTGGAGTGGATACACAGACTGCACAAGGTACAGTCAGATATTGCTTGCGAACTGGTTTGATGCTGGAATGAGTTCTTGTGTGGGTAGTGTCATGAAACTACTTGTGAAAGATTGA